The sequence below is a genomic window from Hippocampus zosterae strain Florida chromosome 7, ASM2543408v3, whole genome shotgun sequence.
TTCTTCCAAGGTTATTTTCTGATctatttgaaatgtgaaacaaattCATTATTTTAGGAAGTTAGATCAGATTTATGACAGACTCTACCCATCAGTCGCATTTTCTTTTGCTGtcctgtgggtttttttggtgcttttttgtacattttgttggtgcttgtttttaatgtttcagGTTGGAGTTTGTCAAAATGTATTCCTTCCACAAAAGTAGAGAGAAGTCCTTAAAATCAGACATTTGGACGTCGagttaaacaaaaacaatacgaTTGGCAGGTCACCAATATTTAAattaatacactacaaagacgagATATCGTGACTGTTTGTAGAAACTAATCAATGACTTCGAATTTTATGGCTGATCCAAAAAAGCAGAGACAGGGGCCATGTTCTCTGCGTTACATCACCCTTCCTTTTGACATTAAAGAAACATTTGAGAATCGAGGATGCCAATTGTGAACTGTAGGACTCAGAACCATTTTGACGATTTTCAAACTTTGATGCTCTTATTCTGCatatatgtttttatgttttaatctCCTGGCCTATTGACTTTTCCTACTTCTGTATATTTCATCCCCATCCCGCAATTTTACAAGTCGTCATAAATTTCACTATGGCATGGTAGTCAATTTGACGGCTCTACTTCATCTTGCGCGCATTCCAAAGCAACGAGCGGCAACATTAAGAAATGCCGCCCGTCAACGGGGTCTATAAAACACATTCTTAAAGAGCAGAGACGTTACATCTGCTTCAAAATATTGACACACGCACGGCCTTTTATTGTGGCTAACCTAaggcacacctgtgcaataATCACACTGTGAAATCAGCATCTCTATATGTCACACCTGTGAGGCAGGATGGATTATCTCGACAAAGAAGAAACATTTGAGGGAAATGGTGTtctatgtaccatattttccagattataaattgcagttccccccccccccataatttGTCCGGGGTGCGACTTAATCCTATGGAgcgacttgtgtgtgtgtgtgtaacaaacacatttttttcatttcatatgtTATTCTCATTCTGCCGCAAGGGGGCCCACTAGGCCTCtgttgatactttccacatTGGCGGTAACTGATAAAAACAGCTGCCTATAGGTCTGAAATAAGCGAAATAGAAGAGGAAGTACCACATCTTCGACCTCCAGATTTCAGAGTTCTTTAAAACGTaccagaggatgaagatttcgttgatttagtgatttggagtgacaatgAGACTTTGGTAAACTTGCTCGCATTTTTGTTATGCagtagttatctgaataactaaTGTTACGTGAAAGTACAAAGCACATTCTCAGTTCGGTGTTTGAGTAATGTGACGTAAGCATATCGTACacgtaatgaaataaaaaatgtgtttctcatTTTTGTTCGATATAAATCAGAGTCTCCAGGAATAAGGTTGGCAAATCGATAAATCTTGGATCACATTTGAGTGTCGGGTCTACATTCGGGGCACGTACCTCAGCAGTGGCTTGTAAACTGCGGGCAAACTTGATCTGGTTAACACCGTGGTGCACAGGCTTTCCATACGTGGCACCTTTGGGCACAGGGCGTTTACGGCCACCACGGCGCACGCGGATACGGTAAATGACATAACCTGTTTGAATGAAATACAATCGGTTACATTGTGTCGTGCCTAAATCCTAAACACCTTGAAATGTTACATACACATTACGTTAAATATCAGTGCACAAATGCAAATACATTAAAGTAATTTGAATGATCATGGACAGAGTTAAATCACAGCACTGGCATACTGATGGTACCCCTCCCAAAAACGATAAATACAATGGCATCACAAAGCAATGAACTCCACAGAGGACATAATTCATGACAAGATGACCAATGTATGTCATTAACCTTGTTTAGCCTTGTAACCCAGCCTACGAGCTTTATCGGGTCTGGTGGGTCTTGGTGCGCGGTGAAGGTTTGACAGTTGGCGGTACTGCCAGCAGCGCACACGAAGCAAGAAGCGCATCACATCTGACTGCTTCTTGCGCCACAACTCCTGCATATAGCGATATGCCCCCATGTTTTATCTgcgaaaaaaataatgtaagaaAGAAATTAGTTTGAATTCAAGAGTGTACCACAGCTTCCTTCTTATTTTTACAATTGTTATTCAACCTTGCTGCACAATTGACTGTCCCTTGTACTGACAGAACGATTGCATCAATTCATCAACGAACTCGactgacaatattttcagacGCGTGTGTGACAATGGACTTGTTTCCGTCATTATTCGTTTACGCAAGTCTGATTGCGCTCATCTCGGAAAACTGCACTCAGGCTGGTTATGTTTCCCATTTCTAGTTTTAGATATGTACAGTAGAATGCCATCTCTCGTCTTGATTTCATTGTGATGATTTTTAGGCATTATTTCTCTGTGTATTGCAGGCACGGCATGATAACTTCTTTGACCGCCCAAAATGTGTTGAAAGCTAGCTTTTTTAAAGATATTAACATACCTAATTTTTGGTTATTTGGGGAGTCATGAAGACAAAGTTGCATCTAATTTGTGTGATGCAGATAATTGGGTGCCAAAATTTCAACTTAATTTTATAGTTAAACCTTGTTGGTGCAAACCGGCGTCTTTCACAGACCATTCTACTACAGGGTGTCCTGTAATTCTCCATACATAGGAAAATATTCCATACATATATGTGGTTCTAAAATTGATTCCTTTACATTTCACAACTCAACTCtaattatagagcactttcaaatagccaAAAAATTGAAATCTACTGTACATCAAGAATATTATATTAACAACAGTTTATGTCAAGAAACGTTTATTCTACAAGGTATGGAGACACTATGGGACACACTGTGTTGCAGGGGGCATTTGTGAAGTTTTTGGAACCGTCATAACTTCCTTAGTTCTGAACATGTTGACAAAACGAGATCCGTTTTGTTCCTTTAGTCAAGTGGTTTTCGGTGACATTATCttacggagaaaaaaaagactggaatTTTGTAGTAACGTACTGTACGTTCTGCTGGACGAGGATAGCGATGTCGGTTACTGGTCGGGCAAATGttgaatgaacaaataaaacGCCTTTAAGCATTACGCAGATAGTTTTACAAAGAATATGATCCTTAGAGCAATATACAATGAGTAATATTAAATTCTTGGAGCGCCGCTTACTTATAATATGCAGAGGCAATTTTAGCATCACAAGCACAAATGTGGTTtttaagtcatgaaaacaaactctCCGTCGGCAAATAATCAGCGCTATCTCTTCACCATTTCAATGTACATACAACGATTAACACCTGATAAAAGGATGAACATGTACTGCATGAGATTTCGATAGATTGTACTCAAAGGTATTGCATTGAGCCTAACTTACATGATGGCGTACCAGCCGGAAAGAGAGGGAGCTATTAGCAAGCATGCTATTTCAACGCGCTTCTGACGTATTTCCTTTGTTGAATTGGATTCGGTGCGTTACGCCCCCTAGTGGACTGGAGCCTGGATcagcagaagaagaagtagaagaaaagaagaaaaacctttatttgtctcacaatagagaaattcgcaatttacagcagcaaaaattatgataaagagaatgaatgaatgaatgaaattagaaaacaaaacaagtattaGCATGCACAAAACA
It includes:
- the LOC127604262 gene encoding 60S ribosomal protein L15; this encodes MGAYRYMQELWRKKQSDVMRFLLRVRCWQYRQLSNLHRAPRPTRPDKARRLGYKAKQGYVIYRIRVRRGGRKRPVPKGATYGKPVHHGVNQIKFARSLQATAEGRAGRHCGGLRVLNSYWVGEDSTYKFFEVILIDPFHKTIRRNPDTQWITKPVHKHREMRGLTSAGKKSRGLGKGHKFHQTIGGSRRAAWKRRNTLQLHRYR